In Drosophila innubila isolate TH190305 chromosome 2R unlocalized genomic scaffold, UK_Dinn_1.0 1_C_2R, whole genome shotgun sequence, the following are encoded in one genomic region:
- the LOC117783589 gene encoding zinc finger protein 239 translates to MAGIPVEFDETVVNQFSCKRCDRTFKSKRDQTLHRQEVHNHNKTTYECKLCSKSFCNSGNLDRHMKVHNDVRPFVCNLCSKAFAQAVNLQRHYAVHSGERPYQCNFCNKSFTQQSNMKRHKMTHTGEKPFRCQRCGRYFSQLVNLKKHKLGHLNAKPYQCNYCEKGFTQLSNFKRHLQSHIKEGVDVDVPGAIQAASAMARERLEAEQKPSFFECMVCRAIFETFGDYEKHEAKCHEDHERAQIEVNQISHMHADDYLPMKFSVPDLDTHEIIIETTH, encoded by the exons ATGGCGGGCATCCCGGTTGAATTCGATGAGACGGTGGTCAATCAGTTTAGCTGCAAGCGTTGCGACCGC ACGTTTAAGAGCAAGCGCGACCAAACGCTGCACCGGCAGGAGGtgcacaaccacaacaaaactACCTATGAGTGCAAGCTGTGCTCCAAGAGCTTCTGCAATAGCGGCAACCTCGACCGTCACATGAAGGTGCATAATGATGTGCGGCCATTTGTTTGTAACTTATGCTCCAAGGCCTTTGCCCAAGCGGTTAACCTGCAAAGGCACTACGCCGTACACAGTGGCGAGCGTCCATATCAATGCAACTTTTGCAACAAGTCCTTCACGCAGCAGAGCAACATGAAGCGCCACAAAATGACACACACCGGCGAAAAGCCGTTCCGATGCCAGCGATGCGGCAGATACTTCTCCCAGCTGGTCAACCTTAAAAAGCACAAGCTGGGGCATCTCAATGCCAAGCCTTACCAGTGCAATTACTGTGAAAAGGGCTTCACCCAGCTATCCAACTTTAAACGGCACCTGCAGTCGCACATCAAGGAAGGCGTTGACGTGGATGTGCCCGGTGCAATACAAGCAGCTTCAGCCATGGCGAGGGAACGCCTTGAGGCAGAGCAGAAACC TAGTTTCTTTGAGTGCATGGTCTGTCGTGCCATTTTTGAAACGTTTGGCGATTATGAGAAGCATGAGGCCAAATGTCATGAGGACCATGAACGCGCCCAGATAGAGGTTAATCAAATATCGCATATGCATGCGGATGACTATTTGCCGATGAAGTTTTCGGTGCCTGATCTGGATACGCACGAGATAATAATTGAGACTACACATTAA
- the LOC117785378 gene encoding stress-activated map kinase-interacting protein 1 → MATYSNQHWLLSHIRNSFISTDDTGICETVMLSDDMPKHYLKKFQTASNAKDAHRRSGHRAQATAQQQRNSLPKTTETATPTTTTNPQRSVPLQHMMPPRIADPPLQEVDFVCYPGLDLSDDEDLDMSTHSFDIQMYPEVGAHRFRSNTAQKLEKLDIAKRKAARIKSVNYNEVVQPPDRQDFFERKTVKPRPAEQPSTSAATGSSGSGSGSAKKSERTSEDDLSDEGVKSKLSEQLAKSPKQTQNRFIQYARFDGTAQVGMPTKRINVYVNMLPEPDRNYPLKICVLSTAKIIEVIGLVCYKTTLQYPDAVQLKSVQHYALYMTEDNDDMEDFPPLDNREPCSKFGFSHLTLAERRPLAPVTRIDYHNHNQLGTKSMTSEDGKAAMADAAVQALKNINLNGDVTDSAAGGGDGGDSPLDHVKEYEQRLLNHNDMLEAPMHRTYRLSIIDKRFFKCDVTLSVSGERIEIDQHKNAKFWAHRKPVSTPIDLVAHCEIVEQRQLKALLRIWLKSNSSSGMSSSCTSAPISSSSTTLNMGSSNSTGIAHSPGSPGHYPAHSSSSPFGFFGGMSNIRFKHYDFDTDVHTAEQIRNKLNCILEMRSSDIRREFLHQRARKQEKHQAKRQLKL, encoded by the coding sequence ATGGCTACCTATTCCAATCAGCACTGGCTGCTCTCGCACATCCGCAACTCGTTCATATCGACGGACGACACGGGCATCTGCGAGACCGTAATGCTGAGTGACGATATGCCCAAGCATTACCTGAAGAAATTCCAAACTGCCAGCAACGCTAAGGATGCCCACAGGCGCAGCGGTCACCGGGCACAGGCGACAGCCCAGCAGCAGCGCAATTCGTTGCCGAAAACCACAGAAACTGCCacacctacaacaacaacaaacccaCAACGGTCGGTGCCATTGCAGCATATGATGCCGCCCAGGATTGCGGATCCGCCGCTGCAGGAAGTGGACTTTGTTTGCTATCCGGGTCTGGATCTAAGCGATGACGAGGATCTGGATATGTCCACACACTCGTTcgatatacaaatgtatcccGAGGTGGGCGCCCATCGATTTCGCTCCAATACGGCGCAGAAACTGGAGAAACTGGACATTGCCAAGCGTAAGGCGGCGCGCATTAAAAGCGTCAACTACAACGAAGTGGTGCAGCCCCCAGATCGTCAGGATTTTTTTGAGCGGAAAACAGTTAAACCCCGTCCCGCAGAGCAACCCTCAacgtcagcagcaacagggagcagcgggagcgggagcggAAGCGCGAAGAAGTCAGAGAGAACCAGCGAGGACGATCTCTCCGACGAGGGTGTGAAGAGCAAGCTGTCGGAGCAGCTGGCCAAGAGTCCCAAGCAGACGCAGAATCGATTCATTCAATATGCGCGCTTTGACGGCACAGCCCAGGTGGGAATGCCCACGAAGCGCATCAATGTGTATGTCAACATGCTGCCTGAGCCGGATCGCAATTATCCGCTCAAAATTTGTGTGCTTTCGACGGCCAAGATCATAGAGGTTATTGGCCTGGTTTGCTACAAGACTACCCTACAGTATCCAGATGCAGTGCAGCTCAAGTCTGTGCAGCACTATGCATTATATATGACGGAGGACAACGATGACATGGAGGACTTTCCGCCACTGGACAATCGTGAGCCCTGCTCCAAGTTTGGCTTCTCCCATCTGACGCTGGCCGAGCGTCGTCCACTGGCGCCGGTTACCCGCATCGATTACCACAACCACAATCAGCTGGGCACCAAGTCCATGACCTCGGAGGACGGCAAGGCGGCAATGGCGGATGCTGCAGTGCAAGCGCTGAAGAACATCAATCTGAATGGAGATGTGACCGACTCGGCTGCTGGAGGCGGTGACGGCGGTGACAGTCCCCTGGACCATGTCAAGGAGTATGAGCAGCGTCTGCTAAACCACAACGATATGCTGGAAGCACCCATGCATCGCACCTATCGCCTGAGCATCATTGACAAGCGCTTCTTTAAATGTGATGTGACGCTGAGCGTGTCCGGGGAACGCATTGAGATTGATCAGCACAAGAACGCCAAGTTCTGGGCGCACAGGAAACCCGTGTCGACTCCCATCGATCTGGTGGCACACTGCGAGATTGTGGAGCAGCGGCAGCTGAAGGCGCTGCTGCGCATTTGGCTCAAATCGAACTCTTCCAGCGGCATGTCTTCCAGCTGCACCTCGGCGCCGATCAGCTCCAGCAGCACTACGCTCAACAtgggcagcagcaacagcacggGAATTGCCCACTCACCAGGCAGTCCCGGCCATTATCCCGCCCACAGTTCGAGCTCGCCCTTTGGCTTCTTTGGTGGCATGTCGAACATACGGTTCAAGCACTATGACTTCGATACGGACGTCCATACGGCGGAGCAGATACGCAACAAACTCAACTGCATTCTGGAGATGCGCTCCAGTGACATTCGACGCGAGTTCCTGCATCAACGTGCCCGCAAACAGGAGAAGCACCAGGCGAAGCGTCAGCTCAAATTGTAG